One Faecalispora anaeroviscerum genomic window carries:
- a CDS encoding HlyD family secretion protein, with protein MRLGKRKYLAALTAVLLLFFSGCQKSQPAAQANSSVESSGQSGDIVAWGEVKYNDVYQISIDFPARVESIAVKEGDTVQLGSTLITLSTDDYQKNVKKLQTQADSTKASINNVDQAALKADITVLKNQIAYKTEELTNGSKPELQLLQNTLSLAQKEEKQAQDDLNKYQKLLSDGVISQSDYSKYSDALDQKVKAVKDAKNSITKTKRTLQEELDNLNTQLKSKEVQLSQQENSANAAQIDLDLMGAKTKKPYLSGNNIISNLNSGIVEEINVVRGTIISGQTAQKVINLIDADSIYVSAEVPEEFIGQISADSKVYIVPTSNKNMKIPGHIIQISNQAVEKDGDRIIKVQLKTDEKSDFIKPGLTSDVHFSRESSVKGMK; from the coding sequence ATGAGATTAGGTAAGAGAAAATATTTAGCGGCATTAACAGCTGTACTGTTGCTGTTCTTTTCCGGCTGCCAAAAGAGCCAACCGGCGGCACAAGCAAATTCGTCTGTTGAAAGTTCCGGACAAAGCGGAGATATTGTAGCTTGGGGCGAAGTCAAATATAATGACGTATACCAGATCAGCATCGACTTCCCGGCACGTGTTGAAAGCATCGCCGTTAAGGAAGGAGATACTGTACAACTCGGAAGCACACTGATTACGCTGTCCACCGACGATTACCAGAAAAATGTTAAGAAACTGCAGACGCAGGCCGATTCGACTAAAGCTTCCATCAATAATGTCGACCAGGCTGCACTGAAAGCTGATATTACAGTGCTAAAGAATCAAATTGCCTACAAAACGGAAGAACTCACCAATGGGAGCAAACCCGAACTGCAGTTGTTGCAGAACACTCTTTCACTAGCACAAAAGGAGGAAAAGCAGGCCCAAGACGACCTAAATAAATACCAAAAGCTGCTGAGTGACGGCGTGATCTCCCAATCCGATTATAGTAAGTATTCCGATGCACTGGATCAAAAGGTCAAAGCTGTAAAAGATGCGAAGAATAGCATTACAAAAACCAAGCGTACGCTCCAGGAGGAGCTCGATAATCTAAACACTCAATTAAAAAGCAAGGAAGTTCAGCTCAGCCAGCAGGAAAACAGCGCCAATGCCGCACAGATCGATCTTGATCTGATGGGCGCAAAAACAAAGAAACCATATCTTTCTGGAAACAACATTATTTCCAATCTGAATTCAGGAATAGTAGAGGAAATCAACGTTGTCAGGGGTACCATCATCAGCGGCCAAACAGCTCAGAAAGTAATCAATCTGATTGACGCCGACAGCATCTATGTCAGTGCGGAGGTTCCGGAGGAATTTATCGGGCAGATATCCGCAGACAGCAAAGTGTATATTGTCCCTACATCCAACAAGAATATGAAAATTCCAGGGCATATTATTCAGATTTCAAATCAGGCAGTGGAAAAGGATGGCGACCGTATCATAAAAGTTCAGCTTAAAACAGATGAAAAAAGTGATTTTATAAAACCAGGCCTGACCTCGGATGTGCATTTTTCCAGAGAAAGCAGCGTAAAGGGAATGAAATAA